The Nicotiana tabacum cultivar K326 chromosome 14, ASM71507v2, whole genome shotgun sequence genome contains a region encoding:
- the LOC107768687 gene encoding uncharacterized protein LOC107768687: MADGKNSTRKVMVVADPTRESAAALQYALSHAVAENDMLILLHVGNPNAWRNLLGSIIKKPLPNSATSSFSSTSTSTTSLPSQSEEGRGIHNNPFGAFFKKSLASYASPPSSSMLSNVAEDGGVRGCGGKGYMDFLGTMKHACEVAQPKIKVCTETVEMDGNAKEKASIILAKAASLGIDVLVIGQRRSLSNVILR; this comes from the coding sequence ATGGCAGATGGAAAGAACTCAACACGAAAAGTAATGGTGGTAGCCGATCCAACTCGTGAATCAGCAGCCGCCCTTCAATACGCGCTCTCCCATGCAGTCGCGGAAAATGACATGTTGATTCTTTTGCATGTTGGTAACCCTAATGCATGGAGGAATCTCCTTGGTTCTATCATCAAGAAGCCATTGCCAAACTCAGCTACATCTTCGTTCTCGTCCACGTCCACGTCCACGACCTCTCTACCCTCTCAATCTGAAGAAGGAAGAGGCATACACAATAATCCGTTCGGTGCTTTCTTTAAGAAATCACTAGCATCCTATGCATCACCACCGTCGTCGTCCATGCTCTCCAATGTGGCGGAAGACGGTGGTGTTAGAGGATGCGGAGGAAAGGGATACATGGATTTTCTTGGGACAATGAAACATGCGTGTGAGGTTGCGCAACCTAAGATAAAGGTTTGTACAGAGACGGTGGAAATGGATGGCAATGCCAAGGAAAAGGCTTCTATCATTCTTGCTAAAGCTGCATCCCTTGGTATTGATGTCCTTGTTATAGGTCAAAGAAGGAGTCTTTCTAACGTAATACTTCGGTGA